The window ATCGATCATGCGCGGCGCTTTCATCGGTTTGATCGTGCTGTTGGCGGCCGGGACGGCGACGGCCCAGGGTGCGGAGCTCGCGACCCCGAGCAGTCCGCTGGACACGCGGGCCTCCGGCCTCACGGCGGCGGGCCCCGAGGACCTCGTGGCGATAGGCGATCTCTACATCGAGGCGATGCGGCTCAAGGAGGCGTCGTCGTCGTACAAGGCGGCGCTCAAGCTGCAGAAGAAGTACGGCGAGGCCGAGTTCGGCCAGGCGCGGATCGACATGGCCAAGGGAAAGCTCGAGAAGTCGAAGAACGCCTGCCGCGGCGTGTGGCGCCGGCACAAGGGCGAGAGCGTGGGCGAGGTGTGCGCGGGCTGGGTGTGGCTGACCTTCGACCGGTCGGCGCGCGCCATCGACGAGTTCAACAAGGCTATCGAGAAGGGCGACACCGCGCGCGGCCAGACCGGGCTCGGCGAGGCGTACCGGCGGCAGGCCGAGAACGCGCGGGCGATCGAGGCGTACAACGCGGCGATCGGCGCCGGCGCCGGCTACGTCGCGCGGATGGGGCTCGGCCTCGCGCAGGAGTCGAACGGCGACAGGCCCGCGGCGCTCGCGTCGCTCAAGGCCGCGGTGGATCTGGAGCCGGCGTCGTGCATGGCCCACTTCCACTACGGCCGCCTGCTCGGCAAGGGCGCCGAGGCGGCGGAGCACCTGCGCACGGCGATCGCGATCCGGCCGGCGTGGACGGACGGTTACCAGCAGCTCGGCGAGATCCTGCTCGCGAGCGGCGACTACACCGGTGCCGAGCAGGCGTTCCGCTCCGCGATCGAGTCGTCCAAGGCGCCGCGCGGCGTCGCGCACTACGGCCTCGCGCGGGCGCTGTACGGCCAGGGCAAGCCGGACGACGCCAAGGCCGCGCTCGAGAAGACCATCAAGCTCGTGCCGAACCTCGTCGATGCGTACCTGCTCCTCTCCGACATCGTCTACGCGTCCGGCGACTCGGAGGGCGCGATCGAGGCGCTCGAGCAGGCGAAGAGCGTCGCCCCGGGCGAGGTGAACGTCTACCTGCACTCGGGCCAGACCTACTTCAAGCTCGGCCGCTACACGACCGCCAACAGCTTCCTCAACCAGGCGATCGCGATGAAGGCCGGCCTGTCGATCGCCTACGTCATCCTCGGCGACATCGCGTGCGAGCGCCGGCTGTACGACGAGGGCCAGGCGCACTTCGCGAGCGCGCTCAAGGGCGACATGCTGGGCGTTTCGACGGCCGAGATCGAGCAGCGCAAGGCGAAGTGCAAGTCGAAGTTCTAGCCCCCCGACCGCCGTCCGCCTCTGCGCTTGTCCGCGGCATCCGATTTCCGAAATCCAAGTCGACGATCGCGCCGGCGCCTGTAGGGCGTTCCCCGCCAACTGACGTCGTGACCATCGCGATGATGGCCCAATGAGGACCTCATCAGAGACACTGAACAATGCTGGTACAAATCTCAAGTTCAACTTGACGATTGTGCTAATGGCGAGCAACCATATGATATGTTTATAGAAAGAAACGCCGAGTCTGAGCTCTTGCGCCTGGCGAAGGCGTTTCCGGCGGTGACCGTCGTCGGGCCGCGGCAGTCCGGGAAGACCCCCCTGGTCCGCCCCGCGTTCCCAGATCACGCCTACTGCAACCTCGAGCACCCGGAGCACCGGCGACTGGCCCAGCAGGATCCCCAGTCGCTGTTCCGCCGCTTTCCCCGCCCCGTCGTTTTCGACGAGGTCCAGCGCGCGCCGGAGCTGTTGTCCTGGATCCTGGCGCTTTCGGACGAGCACCCGTCCGAGAGAGGCGCGTGGATACTGACCGGCAGCGACCAGTCGGCGCTGCACCAGGGGGTGTCCCAGAGCTTGGCCGGGCGCACGGGGATCCTCCGCCTGCTGCCCTTGACCATCGCCGAGCTCGCCGGCGCCGGGATCCGCCCGGACCGGGACGAGCTGATCTGCTCGGGCTTCCTCCCCCGCATCCACGCGGACGGGCTCGTGCCGCACAAGGCGCTTCGGGACTACTACCAGACCTACGTCGAGCGGGATCTGCGCCAGCTGCTGCAGCTCAAGGAGCTGGCTCGGTTCGACGTGTTCATGCGGTTGCTTGCCGGCCGGGTCGGCCAGCTCTGCAACCACCAGTCGCTCGGCAGCGACGTCGGCGTGTCGGGCACCACCATCGCGCACTGGCTCTCCGTCCTCGAGGCGTCCTACGTCGTCTTCACGTTGCGTCCGTACTTCAGGAACACCGGGAAGCGGTTCATCAAGTCACCCAAGCTGTTCTTCACCGACGTCGGGCTCGCGGCGTACCTCCTCGGCCTCGAGAGCCCGCTCCAGGTTTCGCGGGATCCTCTGCTCGGCGGGTTGTTCGAGAACCTGGTCGTCATGGAGGCGATCAAGTGCCTCGTGAACCGGGGAGAGGAGCCGCGGCTCCTGTTCGCCCGCGACGGAAAGGGGCGGGAAGTCGATCTCGTTTTCGAGCGGCGCGGCGGCGCCACCCTCCTCGCGGAGATCAAGGCGGCCCGCACCTGGACGGGAGAAACGCTGGCGGGCCTGGATCGCTTCGCCGCGGAGATGGACGGGCCGACGGAGAAGGCGGTCGTCTACGCGGGAGATCTGGAAGCCGTCGCGCGAGGCGTGCGGCTCGTGTCGTTCCGAAACGCCGAGGCGCTGTTCGGGCCGCCTCCCAGGGACTAGCCGGTGACCCCCTCCCAGCCCACCGAGGTCGTGACCGCCTTCGTGACCCGCGGCGCCGAGCCGCTCGCGCTGGAAACGGTGCCCGGGCTCCTCGAAGCGTGGCAGAATGTGGCGGGAGGATCATGACGGCGGCCATCGAACGCATCATCGAGGAGATCGCCGGCGAGAAGTCGGACGGCGCCACCTCGCTCGCCCTGCGCGGGCTCGACGCCATGGAGCTCCTGTGCGCCGAGCTGCCCGACGATCCGGCCGCCGCGCTCGACCGCGTCCGCGACCTCGCGATCCGGATCGATCGCCTGCGGCCCTCGATGGCCGCGATCGGCTCCCAGGCGGTGCTCGCCGCGGCGCGCGCGACCGCGCTCCTGGCCGAGGGCGTCCCGCCGGCCGCCGCGCTCTCCCAGGCGATCCGCACGGAGCGGGAGATGCTCGGCCAGGCGAGCGCGACGATCGCCGGGCTCGTGGCCGACGAGCTCGGGCCGGGAGGCGTCGTCGCGACGTGCTCGTGGAGCGTCACGGCGATGCGCGCGCTGCTCGCGGTGCGGCCGTCGCGAATCGTCATCGGCGAGGGGCACAGGCTCGGCGACGGCCTGCGCGCGGCCAAGTGGCTTGCGGCTCGCGGCTTCGCGCTCTCGGTCGTGCCGGACGCGGCGCTTCCGGACGCGGTGCGCGCGGCCAGGGCCGTGCTCGTCGGCGCGGATCAGGTGCTCGCCGACGGCTCGGTGGTCAACCGCAGCTCGACGCTCTCCATGGCGCTCGCGGCGCGCCACTTCGGCGTGCCGTTCTACGTCGCCTGCCAGCGGATCAAGCTCTCCGGCAACGCGACCGCCGAGATCGAGGAGTCGCCGCACCTGTTCGGCGAGCTGCCGGCCGGCGTCTCGGCGTGGTCGCCGCTGTTCGACGTCACGCCCGCCGCGCTCGTCGACGCCTACTTCACCGAGTCCGGGCGGCTCTCGCCTTCCGAGGCGGGCGAGGTCGGCGCCGGCATCGCGCGGCTGCGCGCCGAGCTGTACGCGAGGGCCTAGGTGTCTCGTGCCACGCCGTTCGTCGCGCCGGCGATCCCGTACGCCGCGGTGCTCGTCGGGATGCACGCGCTACACAGCGCCTGGGCCGCGATGCTGCTCTACCACGCGGGCATCGTCGCGATCTGGCTCGCCGCGGGCCGTCGACCCCGCCCGCGCGCCCTCGTCGATGGAGCGCGCGCCAGGACCGCGATCCCGCTCGTCCTCGTCGGGCTCGCCGTCGGGCCGGTCGTCTGGCTCGCGTGGCCGCACGTCGCGCTCGAGCCGCGGATCGCCGAGGTGCTCGCGCGGTTCGGGCTCGCGGGCGGATCGCTCGCGGCCTTCGCCGTCCACTCGGCGCTCATCAACCCGGCGCTCGAGGAGCTCTTCTGGCGCGGCGTGCTCCTCGACGAGACCCGACGGCCCGCGCCCGCCGACGCCCTGTTCGCGGGCTACCACGTCCTCGTGCTGACGCTCGTCGTCACGTGGCCGTTCGCGCTCGCCGCGGGGATCGCGCTCGCCGCCGCGGCCTGGTTCTGGCGGATCGCCGCCGTGCGCTGCGCCGGGCTCGCCGCGCCGTTCGCGTCGCACGTCGCCGCGGACCTCGCCGTGATCTTCGCCGTGTGGGCGAGGCTGCCGTGACGCCGCGCATCGCGATTATAGGAGTCGTCGCGCTCTGGATCACGGCGTGCGGATCGGCCGTTGCAGTCGGCCTGAATCCGACCGATCCGGCGGATCCGACCGATCGCCCGGATGCCGGAGCCCCTGCGGAGCTTCCGCCCCCGCCCGTGCCGGTCGCCTGCGGCTGCACGACGAGCGCGGACGAGCCGATCGAGCTCCACGTGTTCGCGCGCGAGCTCTCGAGAGAAAAGATGGACGCGCTCGCGGCGATGCTCGCGAAGGACGGGTTCACGGTCTCGTTCGTGGAGTACGCGGACGAGTCGAGCGTGCCCAAGGTTGCGATCGAGACGACGCCGACCCGATTCGTCGCCGTGTTCCGGGGTCGAATAGAGATGAGCTCCGAGCCGCTGAGCTCGCGGGATGGGTTCATGTGCCGGCCGGCGGTCGAGGGCACCGTCATTCCGAAGCGGTACCGGAAGTATGTCGTCGAGGTCGGGCCGCCGGATCCGCAGCTGTACTGAAAAATCGGCGGTGCGCAGGTTCCCACCCATAGGTGATCGGGCGTTCTTCTTTCGGTATCAAATCGCCCAGGACGGACGCTAGATCCGGTATGCTGGGTGTGCGGCGGCGCGCCGGCCGAGAGGGGGTTGGAAGATGTTCACGCGTTCGAAGAGGACGTTCTTCCTTTGGATCGTCATCGGGCTCCTCGCCTGGGCGTGGGGCTGCTACCACGCCGGATCCAGGGGCGGCGACGGGGACACGGAAACCGAGACGAGCGCCGATAGCGACTCCGACACGGACTCCGACACGGACTCCGATGCGGATACCGACACCGACTCGGACAGCGACGCGGACACGGACACCGAGCTCTGCGACGGCTTTCCCGAGGAGGTCTATACCGTGCCGTCGCCGCCGGCAGGGACGGATTCCACCGTGGCGGCCCTGTGCGATTCGGGGACGCCGACCGCGACGAGCAACACCGCCGCGACGGTCGCGCTCGAGACGGGATCCTGGGACCTCGTCAACGCCGACGGGCAGATCGCGGTCGCCGCGGATCTCGTCGGCAGGGTGAACGGGCTGCCGATCATCGAGATCACCTCGGCGATCCCAGAGGATCTGACGGCCGCGGTCGTGACGGGCGTCGCGCCGGCGGGCGACGGCTTCTCGTTCCACGTGGAGTTCCCGTCGTACGCGTGGTTCGCGACCGGGGAGACCGAGCTCGTCATCCGGGTCACGTTCGAGATCGCGTGCAGCGACACGAGCGGGGACACGCAGAAGGTCGAATCGACGACCTACCTCCACCTGTGTGAAGGAGCGGACTACCCGGTCTGGATCGCCTCGGGCGGCGAGTGCACGGTGTGCAGCGAGATCTGCGAGAAGATCGCGTGCCCGCTGCCCGCCTCCCGCGATCGGGGTCCGGCCGCCCTCTCCGGCAGCCCGCAGGCCGAGATCGTGGCGGTCGCGGTCTACGGACGGAGCGTCACGCTGTGCGTCGAGCACCGCGGCACCGAGGGTCCCCTCTCCTACGAATGGCGGGTGAAAGGCGGCGAGGTGAGCGGGAGCGACACGGCCGGGATCATCTGGGAGGTTCCGGCCGAGCCCGGGCCGCACCTCGTCCAGGTCGCGGTGAAGGACTCCACGTCCGCGACGGTGGCCGCGCTGCGCTGGCGCCACCGGGCTTGAGCCGGATGGGAGCGCAGACCGCCGTCCTCGTGGGGCCCAGCCTGCAGGGGAACCTGGCGCTCGAGTACCTGGGTGCGGCGGTCGAGGCGGCAGGGCACCGGGCGCGGCTCGTGACCTTCGACTCGAAGGCCAAGGCCGAGGCGTGCGTCCGCGCGATCCTGGTTCACGAGCCGGATCTCGTCGGCCTGAGCATCGCCTTCCAGTGCGCGGTCGACGACCACCTCGAGCTGGCCAGGCTCCTGCGCCTCGCCGGCTACCGCGGGCACGTGACCTGCGGGGGCCACGTGCCGACCTTCTGCTACCGCGAGCTCCTCGAGGCGGCCCCGGGGATCGACTCCGTCGTCCGCCACGAGGGGGAGCGGACCCTCGTGGAGCTGCTCGACGCGCTCGGCCGGGGCGGCGAGGCGCCGCGCGGGCTGCAGGGCCTCGTGTGGCGCGAGGGGAGCGCGGTGGAGGTCGCGCCGCCGAGGCCGCTCCTCGCGGATCTGGACACGCTGCCGAAGCCCTTGCGGCGCCAGAAGCCGCTCGTGGTGGGCGGCGCCCCGATAGCGGTGATGCTCACCTCGCGCGGCTGCATCGGCGAGTGCGCGTACTGCTGCCTTCGGGCGTTCGGCAAGGACGCGGGCGGCAAGCGGTTTCGACTGCGGAGCGCCGAGGCGGTGGCCGAGGAGATCGCCTCCGCGTACCACGACCTGGGCGTCCGCGTGATCATCCTCCAGGACGACCTGTTCATCCTGCCGAGCGAGAGGCGGTCGATCGAGAGGATGAACGCGATCTCCCGCGCCCTGGAGGCGCGCGGCGTGGGCAAGGTGCTCTTCTGGATCAAGGGGCGGCCCGAGACGATCACCCCGGCGGTGGCCGAGGCGGCGGCGGCGATGGGCGCGATCCACATGTTCCTCGGCGTGGAGAACGCCGCGCCCGAGCGGCTGCGCTACCTGGGCCGGGTCCACTCGCGGGAGGACAACGCGCGGGCGATCGAAAGGTGCCTCGAGCGCGGGATCCGATCGTCCTACAACTTCATGCTCTTCGACCCGGACTGCACGCTCGAGGAGATCGTCGAGAACATCGATTTCGCGTCGCAGCGGCTCGATCTCACCT of the Pseudomonadota bacterium genome contains:
- a CDS encoding cobalamin-dependent protein (Presence of a B(12) (cobalamin)-binding domain implies dependence on cobalamin itself, in one of its several forms, or in some unusual lineages, dependence on a cobalamin-like analog.) → MGAQTAVLVGPSLQGNLALEYLGAAVEAAGHRARLVTFDSKAKAEACVRAILVHEPDLVGLSIAFQCAVDDHLELARLLRLAGYRGHVTCGGHVPTFCYRELLEAAPGIDSVVRHEGERTLVELLDALGRGGEAPRGLQGLVWREGSAVEVAPPRPLLADLDTLPKPLRRQKPLVVGGAPIAVMLTSRGCIGECAYCCLRAFGKDAGGKRFRLRSAEAVAEEIASAYHDLGVRVIILQDDLFILPSERRSIERMNAISRALEARGVGKVLFWIKGRPETITPAVAEAAAAMGAIHMFLGVENAAPERLRYLGRVHSREDNARAIERCLERGIRSSYNFMLFDPDCTLEEIVENIDFASQRLDLTWNVCRTEIYPGTPLLERLRAEGRLEGSWLAYGYTMRDPRAELMFRILRICFAERAFSNESLLNRLINLSFSRHVHEALLPGPATAATSAQVDRLVHDVYADTVGELREVAAFAARADADDLTACRDFAVETAMAINERDDAWSRKIDEIGFLLDARGARIRTTG
- a CDS encoding CPBP family glutamic-type intramembrane protease — encoded protein: MSRATPFVAPAIPYAAVLVGMHALHSAWAAMLLYHAGIVAIWLAAGRRPRPRALVDGARARTAIPLVLVGLAVGPVVWLAWPHVALEPRIAEVLARFGLAGGSLAAFAVHSALINPALEELFWRGVLLDETRRPAPADALFAGYHVLVLTLVVTWPFALAAGIALAAAAWFWRIAAVRCAGLAAPFASHVAADLAVIFAVWARLP
- a CDS encoding ATP-binding protein produces the protein MFIERNAESELLRLAKAFPAVTVVGPRQSGKTPLVRPAFPDHAYCNLEHPEHRRLAQQDPQSLFRRFPRPVVFDEVQRAPELLSWILALSDEHPSERGAWILTGSDQSALHQGVSQSLAGRTGILRLLPLTIAELAGAGIRPDRDELICSGFLPRIHADGLVPHKALRDYYQTYVERDLRQLLQLKELARFDVFMRLLAGRVGQLCNHQSLGSDVGVSGTTIAHWLSVLEASYVVFTLRPYFRNTGKRFIKSPKLFFTDVGLAAYLLGLESPLQVSRDPLLGGLFENLVVMEAIKCLVNRGEEPRLLFARDGKGREVDLVFERRGGATLLAEIKAARTWTGETLAGLDRFAAEMDGPTEKAVVYAGDLEAVARGVRLVSFRNAEALFGPPPRD
- a CDS encoding tetratricopeptide repeat protein gives rise to the protein MRGAFIGLIVLLAAGTATAQGAELATPSSPLDTRASGLTAAGPEDLVAIGDLYIEAMRLKEASSSYKAALKLQKKYGEAEFGQARIDMAKGKLEKSKNACRGVWRRHKGESVGEVCAGWVWLTFDRSARAIDEFNKAIEKGDTARGQTGLGEAYRRQAENARAIEAYNAAIGAGAGYVARMGLGLAQESNGDRPAALASLKAAVDLEPASCMAHFHYGRLLGKGAEAAEHLRTAIAIRPAWTDGYQQLGEILLASGDYTGAEQAFRSAIESSKAPRGVAHYGLARALYGQGKPDDAKAALEKTIKLVPNLVDAYLLLSDIVYASGDSEGAIEALEQAKSVAPGEVNVYLHSGQTYFKLGRYTTANSFLNQAIAMKAGLSIAYVILGDIACERRLYDEGQAHFASALKGDMLGVSTAEIEQRKAKCKSKF